A genomic window from Brassica oleracea var. oleracea cultivar TO1000 chromosome C8, BOL, whole genome shotgun sequence includes:
- the LOC106309607 gene encoding GPI mannosyltransferase 2-like, with protein MAKAMEPSSKSRKESILIKYAVVSRLLVLFLTILWRSFLQPYDTSAALNPPCLRHRDVPEDSPPLLVANPLSKTLENSVVWDSVYFLRITECGYEYEQIYAFLPLLPFFISLLSRTVFAPLVPLIGLRAVMVLSGYVVTNLAFVLAAIYLFRVSVIILKDTEASFRASVIFCFNPASIFYSSIYSESLYALFSIGGVYHLLSGASNVAVLWFALSGCARSNGILNAGYICFQTMHRAYEALYLRRRVCLSVQVLITGFIRCVCICLPFVAFQAYGYYNICHGHKLDDELRPWCKAKVPLLYNFIQSHYWGVGFLRYFQFKQLPNFLLASPILSLAVCSIVSYMKTRPELFTSLGFQATEKEKSSSARLYSLKDVLEPDVITSSNEGKSDIRQRKPSKKKDVTVTNNAAEKSNSPEASGYFSADVFPFVVHLGLMAATAFFIMHVQVATRFLSASPPLYWFASHLISSPKHSKWGYLMWSYCAAYILLGSLLFSNFYPFT; from the exons ATGGCCAAAGCCATGGAGCCAAGCTCGAAATCAAGGAAAGAAAGCATCTTGATCAAATACGCCGTCGTCTCGCGTCTACTCGTCCTCTTCTTAACCATTCTATGGCGGAGCTTCCTCCAACCGTACGATACATCCGCCGCACTCAACCCTCCTTGCCTGCGTCACAGAGACGTCCCCGAAGACTCTCCTCCGTTGCTAGTAGCTAATCCACTCTCGAAGACGCTTGAGAACAGCGTAGTCTGGGACAGCGTTTACTTCCTCCGGATCACGGAGTGTGGGTACGAGTATGAGCAGATTTACGCCTTCTTGCCTCTTCTTCCCTTCTTCATCTCCCTTCTCTCTCGCACAG TTTTTGCGCCTTTGGTTCCGTTGATTGGTCTCCGAGCTGTGATGGTGTTGTCTGGTTACGTTGTCACCAACTTAGCCTTCGTACTTGCTGCTATCTATCTCTTCAG GGTTTCAGTTATTATCTTGAAGGACACTGAAGCTTCATTCAGAGCTTCAGTTATCTTCTGTTTCAATCCAGCGTCTATATTCTATTCGTCAAT ATATTCAGAAAGTCTGTATGCTTTGTTTTCAATTGGAGGCGTGTACCACTTGTTATCTGGCGCCAGCAATGTAGCTGTTCTCTGGTTTGCTCTCTCTGGCTGTGCAAGGTCCAATGGAATCCTCAATGCTGGTTATATCTGTTTCCAAACTATGCATCGAGCTTATGAAGCTTTATACTTGAGAAGGCGCGTTTGT TTGTCTGTGCAGGTTTTAATTACTGGATTTATTCGATGCGTGTGCATTTGTCTTCCTTTCGTCGCATTTCAAGCGTATGGATACTATAACATATGTCATGGACATAAGCTGGATGATGAATTGAGGCCTTGGTGCAAAGCAAAGGTACCTTTGCTTTACAACTTCATTCAAAGTCATTACTG GGGAGTAGGGTTCCTTAGGTACTTTCAGTTTAAGCAGCTCCCAAACTTTCTGCTTGCATCCCCTATTCTGTCTCTAGCTGTGTGTTCTATTGTAAGTTACATGAAGACTCGGCCTGAGCTCTTCACTTCGCTGGGCTTTCAAGCTACTGAGAAAGAGAAGAGTTCTTCTGCAAGGCTTTATTCTCTGAAGGATGTACTTGAACCAGATGTTATAACTTCATCAAATGAAG GAAAGAGTGACATTAGGCAGAGAAAACCGAGCAAAAAGAAGGATGTGACTGTCACCAACAATGCAGCTGAGAAATCCAACTCGCCAGAAGCATCAGGATACTTTTCAGCTGATGTTTTCCCATTTGTCGTACATTTGGGTTTAATGGCAGCCACGGCGTTCTTCATCATGCATGTTCAG GTTGCAACACGGTTCTTGTCAGCGAGCCCTCCTCTTTACTGGTTTGCGTCTCATTTGATTTCATCTCCTAAACATAGTAAATGGGGATACTTGATGTGGTCATATTGTGCTGCCTATATCCTTCTTGGATCTCTTCTCTTCTCAAACTTTTATCCATTCACTTGA
- the LOC106309608 gene encoding dihydrolipoyllysine-residue succinyltransferase component of 2-oxoglutarate dehydrogenase complex 2, mitochondrial-like isoform X2, protein MAIWSIVRRKVVNGCNSSYFSSIIGKSWKSTSAKASHPRYYGALSKETSVFVRGSRVVVNAVSLPSYLGSSLSSNAIMRVTLPCIQTFNTSIRLFSSDEGGSVDAVVPYMGESISDGTLATILKKPGDRVEADEPIAQIETDKVTIDVSSPTAGTIEKIVAKEGDTVEPGFKIAVISKSSGAATKVEDSEKKPEESKPEKKEEKPKPVAESPPSPKVETSPPKEKPRAPPPPPPPASGASPREPQLPPKDRERRVPMTRLRKRVATRLKDSQNTFALLTTFNEVDMTNLMKLRSEYKDAFLEKHGVKLGLMSGFIKGAISALQNQPVVNAVIDGEDIIYRDYVDISIAVGTPKGLVVPVLRNVEQMNFAEIEKEINRLAKKATAGTISIDEMAGGTFTISNGGVYGSLLSTPIINPPQSAILGMHSIVNRPMVVGGEVMSRPMMYIALTYDHRLIDGREAVLFLRRIKDVVEDPRRLLLDI, encoded by the exons ATGGCGATTTGGTCGATCGTTCGAAGGAAGGTTGTTAATGGCTGTAACTCCTCTTATTTTTCTTCG ATTATAGGAAAGTCGTGGAAGAGTACGAGTGCTAAGGCATCTCATCCTCGCTACTATGGAGCTCTTTCGAAAGAG ACTTCAGTTTTCGTAAGAGGATCACGGGTGGTGGTGAACGCCGTCAGTCTTCCTTCTTATCTAG GTTCCAGTTTGAGCTCAAACGCAATTATGAG GGTAACTCTGCCATGCATCCAAACATTCAACACTAGTATTAGGTTGTTTTCCTCGGATGAAG GTGGGTCTGTGGATGCTGTTGTTCCATACATGGGAGAATCTATTTCTGATGGCACTTTAGCCACTATCTTGAAGA AACCGGGAGACCGTGTGGAAGCTGATGAGCCCATTGCACAGATAGAGACTGATAAG GTTACAATCGATGTTTCTAGTCCTACTGCTGGAACTATTGAGAAG ATTGTTGCAAAAGAAGGTGATACAGTGGAGCCTGGTTTCAAAATAGCAGTGATTTCTAAATCTAGTGGAGCTGCAACTAAGGTTGAAGATTCAGAGAAGAAGCCTGAGGAGTCTAAACCAGAGAAAAAAGAAGAGAAGCCAAAACCTGTAGCAGAATCTCCTCCTTCACCAAAAGTGGAAACTTCACCTCCAAAAGAGAAGCCTAGAGCTCCTCCTCCTCCTCCTCCACCTGCTTCAGGGGCGTCACCAAGAGAACCTCAACTTCCTCCAAAGGACCGGGAAAGAAGG GTTCCTATGACAAGACTCAGGAAACGTGTTGCTACACGATTGAAGGACTCTCAGAACACCTTTGCGTTACTGACTACGTTCAATGAAGTAGACAT GACAAATCTGATGAAATTACGTTCAGAGTACAAAGACGCTTTTCTTGAAAAGCACGGTGTCAAACTAGGATTGATGTCAGGTTTTATAAAG GGAGCCATCAGCGCACTCCAAAATCAACCTGTAGTGAATGCTGTTATAGATGGAGAAGACATTATCTACAGAGATTACGTCGACATCAGCATTGCTGTTGGTACACCAAAG GGACTCGTTGTTCCAGTGCTTCGAAACGTAGAGCAGATGAACTTTGCTGAGATTGAGAAAGAGATCAATAGACTTGCTAAGAAAGCAACAGCTGGAACAATTTCCATCGATGAAATGGCTGGAGGCACATTCACCATCTCTAATGGTGGTGTTTATGGTAGCCTTTTGAGTACTCCTATCATAAACCCTCCTCAG TCAGCTATTCTTGGGATGCACTCTATAGTGAACCGCCCAATGGTTGTGGGAGGAGAAGTAATGTCAAGGCCAATGATGTACATTGCATTGACTTATGACCACCGTCTGATAGATGGTAGAGAGGCCGTTCTGTTCCTCCGTCGCATCAAAGACGTCGTTGAGGATCCACGCAGGCTTCTTCTCGACATCTAG
- the LOC106309606 gene encoding serine--tRNA ligase, chloroplastic/mitochondrial codes for MGLHTLRLATVPLTFTTSRLFLNPSPTLAFFSRHVQPRKPSFLLRAFSNSTAVQDTPLTQTSSDSSAARTQWKAAIDFKWIRDNKEAVEINIKNRNSNADLEAVLQLYENMVTLQKEVEGIREERNNVAKKMKGKLEPSERERLVEEGKNLKESLVTLEEDLMKLQDELQHVARSIPNMTHPDVPVGGEDSSAIRNEVGSPREFSFPIKDHLQLGKDLDLMDFDSAAEVSGSKFFYLKNEAVLLEMALLNWTLSEVMNKGFTPLTTPEIVRSSIVEKCGFQPRGDNTQVYSIDGTDQCLIGTAEIPVGGIHMDSILLESALPLKYIAFSHCFRTEAGAAGAAAKGLYRVHQFSKAEMFVLCRPEDSESFHNELIQIEEDLFTSLGLHFKTLDMATADLGAPAYRKFDIEAWMPGLGRFGEISSASNCTDYQSRRLGIRFRPSEPLQTGSKKGKANLPSTKFVHTLNATACAVPRMMVCLLENYQQEDGSVVVPETLRPFMGGIEVIKPKLR; via the exons ATGGGTTTACACACACTAAGACTCGCCACCGTTCCTTTGACCTTCACTACTTCCCGCCTCTTCCTCAACCCATCTCCAACCCTAGCCTTCTTTTCCCGCCACGTTCAACCGCGCAAGCCTTCTTTCCTGCTCAGAGCATTCTCCAATTCCACCGCAGTACAAGACACTCCACTCACGCAGACTTCTTCGGATTCCTCTG CTGCGAGGACTCAGTGGAAGGCTGCCATTGACTTTAAATGGATAAGGGATAACAAGGAAGCAGTCGAGATCAATATCAAGAACCGAAACTCCAATGCTGATTTGGAAGCTGTGCTCCAGCTTTACGAGAACATGGTCACTCTCCAGAAG GAAGTTGAGGGGATTCGTGAGGAGAGGAACAACGTTGCCAAGAAGATGAAAGGGAAGCTTGAACCTTCAGAACGTGAGAGACTCGTGGAAGAAG GTAAGAATCTTAAAGAAAGTCTTGTGACTCTGGAAGAAGACCTAATGAAACTTCAAGATGAGCTTCAACATGTGGCGCGGTCTATACCAAATATGACTCACCCTGATGTTCCTGTGGGAGGAGAGGATTCATCGGCTATTAGAAATGAG GTTGGTAGTCCACGTGAGTTTAGTTTCCCAATCAAAGATCATCTTCAGCTTGGGAAGGATCTAGATCTCATGGACTTTGACTCTGCTGCAGAG GTAAGTGGTTCAAAGTTTTTCTATTTGAAGAATGAGGCAGTGTTATTGGAGATGGCACTTCTTAATTGGACACTATCAGAAGTCATGAACAAAGGTTTTACTCCCCTAACAACCCCTGAAATTGTGAGATCATCTATCGTTGAGAAATGCGGTTTCCAACCTCGTGGAGATAACACTCAG GTTTATTCTATAGACGGAACTGATCAATGTCTCATTGGTACCGCTGAAATTCCTGTGGGAGGAATACACATGGATTCAATTCTACTTGAATCAGCATTACCTTTGAAGTACATAGCGTTCTCTCATTGCTTCCGTACTGAAGCTGGTGCAGCCGGCGCCGCCGCAAA GGGTCTTTACCGAGTCCATCAGTTCAGCAAGGCGGAAATGTTTGTCTTGTGCAGACCTGAAGATAGTGAGTCCTTCCACAACGAACTCATTCAAATTGAAGAAGACTTGTTCACTTCTCTAGGACTACATTTCAA AACATTGGATATGGCCACAGCGGATTTAGGCGCTCCAGCTTACCGCAAGTTTGACATTGAAGCATGGATGCCTGGTTTAGGACGATTTGGCGAG ATATCGAGTGCATCAAACTGCACTGATTACCAAAGCAGGAGACTAGGAATCCGTTTCCGCCCATCTGAACCGCTTCAGACTGGTTCTAAGAAGGGCAAAGCGAATCTTCCGTCTACTAAGTTTGTGCACACTCTAAATGCAACGGCGTGTGCTGTCCCAAGGATGATGGTGTGTTTGCTGGAGAATTACCAGCAAGAAGATGGATCCGTGGTGGTCCCTGAGACTCTTAGGCCTTTCATGGGAGGCATTGAAGTCATTAAACCCAAACTTAGATAG
- the LOC106311962 gene encoding 25.3 kDa vesicle transport protein → MVKMTLIARVTDGLPLAEGLDDGRDLPDSDMYKQQVKALFKNLSRGHNEASRMSVETGPYIFHYIIEGRVCYLTMCDRSYPKKLAFQYLEDLKNEFERVNGPNIETAARPYAFIKFDTFIQKTKKLYQDTRTQRNIAKLNDELYEVHQIMTRNVQEVLGVGEKLDQVSEMSSRLTSESRIYADKAKDLNRQALIRKWAPVAIVLGVVFLLFWVKNKLW, encoded by the exons ATGGTGAAGATGACATTGATAGCTCGTGTCACTGACGGGTTGCCTCTAGCTGAGGGACTTGACGATGGGCGTGACTTGCCAGATTCCGACATGTATAAGCAACAGGTCAAGGCTCTCTTTAAGAATCTCTCCAGAGGTCATAACGAAGCTTCGAGAATGTCTGTTGAGACTGGCCCCTATATTTTCCA TTACATAATAGAAGGACGTGTTTGCTACTTGACAATGTGTGACCGCTCTTACCCTAAGAAACTGGCGTTCCAGTACCTGGAAGACCTTAAAAATGAGTTTGAACGTGTCAATGGACCTAACATTGAAACAGCTGCTCGACCTTATGCCTTTATTAAGTTTG ATACTTTCATTCAGAAAACGAAGAAACTGTACCAAGACACTCGTACGCAACGGAATATTGCTAAGCTGAATGACGAACTCTATGAGGTCCATCAAATAATGACGAGGAATGTGCAGGAAGTCCTAGGTGTTGGTGAAAAGCTAGACC AGGTGAGCGAAATGTCGAGCCGGCTAACATCTGAATCTCGTATATATGCTGACAAGGCTAAAGATTTGAACCGTCAG GCTTTGATCAGGAAGTGGGCACCAGTTGCCATCGTGCTTGGGGTCGTGTTCCTTCTTTTCTGGGTCAAGAACAAGCTATGGTAA
- the LOC106309609 gene encoding aminomethyltransferase, mitochondrial-like, translating to MRGGSLWQLGQSITRRLAQSDKKPLSPRRYFASGADLKKTALYDFHVAHGGKMVPFAGWSMPIQYKDSIIDSTVNCRVNGSLFDVAHMCGLSLKGKDCVPFLETLVVADVAGLAPGTGSLTVFTNEKGGAIDDSVITKVTDEHIYLVVNAGCRDKDLAHIEEHMKAFKSKGGDVSWHIHDERSLLALQGPLAAPVLQHLTKEDLSKLYFGQFQILDINGSTCFLTRTGYTGEDGFEISVPSEHAVDLAKAILEKSEGKVRLTGLGARDSLRLEAGLCLYGNDMEQHITPVEAGLTWAIGKRRRADGGFLGADVILKQLQDGPTIRRVGFFSSGPPARSHSEVHDENGNKIGEITSGGFSPNLKKNVAMGYVKSGQHKNGTKVKILVRGKPYEGNITKMPFVATKYYKPS from the exons ATGAGAGGAGGGAGTCTATGGCAGCTAGGCCAATCCATAACCCGTCGTCTTGCTCAATCCGACAAGAAACCTCTGTCACCACGCCGCTACTTCGCCTCCGGCGCTGACCTTAAAAAAACCGCCCTTTACGACTTCCACGTCGCCCACGGCGGAAAGATGGTTCCTTTCGCCGGTTGGAGCATGCCGATTCAGTACAAAGACTCCATCATCGACTCGACTGTTAACTGCAGGGTCAACGGGAGTTTGTTTGATGTTGCGCATATGTGTGGTTTGAGTCTCAAGGGCAAAGACTGTGTTCCTTTCCTCGAGACGCTCGTGGTTGCTGACGTGGCTGGTTTGGCTCCTGGAACGGGGAGCTTGACTGTGTTCACGAATGAGAAGGGTGGTGCTATTGATGACTCGGTGATTACTAAAGTGACTGATGAGCATATCTACTTGGTGGTGAATGCTGGTTGTAGGGATAAGGATTTGGCTCATATTGAAGAGCACATGAAGGCTTTTAAATCCAAAGGAGGTGATGTCTCTTGGCATATCCATGATGAGAGATCTCTTCTCGCCCTTCAG GGTCCTTTGGCTGCTCCAGTGCTTCAACACCTCACCAAAGAAGACTTGAGCAAGCTTTACTTTGGACAGTTCCAGATCCTGGACATTAATGGTTCCACCTGCTTCCTTACTAGGACCGG GTATACTGGTGAAGATGGTTTTGAGATCTCGGTTCCATCCGAGCACGCAGTTGATTTAGCCAAAGCAATCCTGGAGAAGTCCGAGGGAAAAGTAAGGCTCACGGGTCTAGGAGCAAGAGACAGTCTCAGGCTAGAAGCAGGGCTTTGTCTATACGGCAACGACATGGAGCAACACATTACTCCTGTTGAAGCTGGACTCACATGGGCCATAGGGAAGCGTAGAAGAGCCGACGGAGGGTTTCTTGGCGCTGATGTAATCCTCAAGCAGCTTCAAGATGGACCTACTATCAGAAGAGTTGGATTCTTCTCTTCGGGACCACCAGCAAGGTCGCATAGCGAGGTCCATGATGAGAATGGTAACAAGATTGGAGAGATCACGAGTGGTGGGTTTAGCCCCAACCTGAAGAAGAACGTAGCTATGGGGTATGTGAAGTCAGGTCAGCACAAGAATGGGACTAAAGTCAAGATCTTGGTCCGTGGGAAACCTTATGAAGGTAACATCACCAAGATGCCGTTCGTTGCCACCAAATACTACAAGCCATCATAA
- the LOC106309611 gene encoding putative lactoylglutathione lyase: MAENADLVEWPKKDKRRFLHVVYRVGDLDRTIQFYTECFGMKVLRKRDVPEEKYSNAFLGFGPETSNFVVELTYNYGVSSYDIGTGFGHFAISTQDVSKMVEAVRAKGGNVTREPGPVKGGGSVIAFVKDPDGYTFELIQRGPTPEPLCQVMLRVGDLDRAIKFYEKALGMRLLRRIERPEYKYTIGMMGYAEEYESIVLELTYNYGVTEYTKGNAYAQIAIGTDDVYKSAEVVKIANQELGGKITREAGPLPGLGTKIVSFLDPDGWKTVLVDNEDFLKELE; encoded by the exons ATGGCAGAAAATGCTGATTTGGTGGAGTGGCCAAAGAAGGATAAGCGTCGTTTTCTCCATGTTGTGTACCGCGTTGGTGATCTTGATCGCACTATCCA GTTTTACACAGAGTGCTTTGGCATGAAGGTGTTGAGGAAAAGAGATGTCCCTGAGGAGAAGTACTCTAATGCTTTCCTTGGGTTTGGTCCTGAAACCTCCAACTTCGTTGTCGAGCTCACTTACA ATTATGGTGTTAGCTCATATGACATTGGAACTGGATTTGGGCATTTCGCTATTTCAACTCAAGAT GTTTCTAAGATGGTTGAGGCGGTTCGTGCCAAGGGTGGAAATGTCACCAGAGAGCCTGGTCCGGTCAAAGGTGGAGGCAGTGTCATTGCCTTTGTCAAGGACCCTGATGGTTACACTTTTGAGCTTATCCAGAGAGGTCCAACTCCTGAACCTCTCTGTCAAGTCATGCTTCGTGTTGGTGATCTTGACCGCGCCATCAAGTTCTATGAAAAG GCCCTTGGGATGAGACTCTTGAGAAGGATTGAGAGGCCTGAATACAAG TACACCATAGGCATGATGGGATATGCTGAGGAATATGAGTCAATAGTTTTGGAGCTGACCTATAACTACGGTGTGACTGAGTACACAAAGGGCAACGCATATGCACAG ATTGCAATAGGCACGGATGATGTGTACAAAAGCGCTGAAGTAGTGAAGATAGCCAACCAAGAGCTAGGAGGAAAGATCACTAGAGAAGCCGGACCTCTTCCTGGACTCGGCACCAAGATTGTCTCATTCCTCGATCCAGATGGCTGGAAAACA GTTCTGGTAGACAACGAAGATTTTCTGAAGGAACTGGAATGA
- the LOC106309604 gene encoding glucan endo-1,3-beta-glucosidase 1, translating to MPVTSMSSTVPPLFFLFFFITIFNLSISAKSWPLSQENKIQEQDRDPFVGFNIGTDVSSLLPPPDLVKFLQTQKINHIRLYDADPELLKALSKTKIRVIISVPNNQLLAIGSSNATAASWIGRNVVAYYPETLITAISVGDEVLNTVPSSAPLLLPAIESLYNALVASNLHTQIKVSTPHAASIMMDTFPPSQAYFNQTWLSVMSPLLRFLSKTGSPLMMNLYPYYVYMQNKGVVPLDNCLFEPLTPAKEMVDPNTLLHYTNVLDAMVDAAYVSMKNLNISDVAVLVTETGWPSQGDKMEPHATIDNADTYTSNLIKHVFDRTGTPLRPEVTPSVYIYELFNEDKRAKPVSEASWGLFYGNTTPVYLLHVSGSGAFLANDTTNKTYCVAMDGVDVKTLQAALDWACGPGRANCSEIQPGESCYQPNNVKGHASFAFNSYYQQEGRASGSCDFKGVAMITTTDPSHGSCIFPGSKKVGNGTQTVVNSTQVAAGETSSRSLLSRGFCASMMILVTCVLLPFW from the exons ATGCCAGTCACTAGCATGTCTTCCACCGTCCCTCCTCTCTTCTTCCTCTTCTTCTTCATTACAATCTTCAATCTTTCTATTTCCG CAAAGTCGTGGCCTTTATCGCAAGAGAACAAGATCCAAGAACAAGACAGAGACCCATTCGTCGGATTCAACATCGGCACCGACGTCTCCTCACTCCTCCCACCTCCGGACCTCGTCAAGTTCCTCCAAACCCAGAAAATAAACCACATCCGCCTATACGACGCCGATCCGGAGCTCCTCAAAGCCCTGTCCAAAACCAAGATACGCGTCATCATCAGCGTCCCCAACAACCAGCTCCTAGCCATCGGATCCTCCAACGCCACCGCCGCGTCGTGGATCGGCCGCAACGTGGTCGCTTACTACCCTGAAACCTTAATCACAGCCATCTCCGTCGGAGACGAGGTCTTAAACACTGTCCCCTCTTCGGCTCCCTTGCTCTTACCAGCCATTGAGTCTCTTTACAACGCTCTCGTGGCTTCGAATCTCCACACTCAGATCAAAGTCTCCACACCTCACGCGGCCTCCATCATGATGGATACTTTCCCTCCTTCGCAAGCTTACTTTAACCAGACGTGGCTCTCGGTTATGTCCCCCTTGCTTCGGTTCTTGTCCAAAACCGGCTCTCCTCTGATGATGAATCTCTATCCTTACTACGTCTATATGCAGAACAAAGGCGTTGTTCCGTTAGATAACTGCCTTTTCGAGCCGTTGACTCCTGCTAAAGAGATGGTTGACCCCAACACGTTGCTGCATTACACTAACGTCCTCGACGCTATGGTAGACGCAGCTTATGTATCCATGAAGAACCTGAATATTTCTGATGTGGCTGTGCTTGTGACCGAGACCGGGTGGCCTTCTCAAGGCGATAAAATGGAGCCGCACGCTACTATCGATAACGCTGACACGTACACCTCCAATTTGATCAAACATGTTTTTGACAGAACGGGGACGCCTCTGCGCCCCGAGGTGACGCCAAGTGTTTATATCTACGAGCTGTTTAACGAGGATAAGAGGGCGAAGCCGGTTAGCGAAGCTAGCTGGGGTTTATTCTATGGGAACACTACGCCGGTTTATTTGCTTCATGTCTCTGGGAGTGGGGCTTTCTTGGCGAATGATACGACGAACAAGACGTACTGTGTTGCTATGGATGGGGTTGATGTGAAGACGCTTCAGGCTGCGTTGGATTGGGCTTGTGGGCCGGGGAGAGCGAATTGTAGTGAGATTCAGCCTGGGGAGAGTTGTTATCAGCCGAATAATGTGAAGGGGCATGCTTCTTTTGCTTTTAATAGTTATTACCAGCAGGAAGGGAGAGCTTCTGGTTCTTGTGACTTCAAAGGTGTGGCTATGATCACTACTACAGACCCAA GTCATGGAAGCTGCATTTTCCCTGGAAG CAAGAAGGTAGGAAACGGGACACAGACGGTGGTGAATTCGACTCAAGTTGCAGCTGGTGAAACCTCCTCAAGGAGTCTTCTCTCAAGAGGTTTCTGTGCCAGTATGATGATTCTTGTAACTTGTGTTTTGTTACCCTTCTGGTGA
- the LOC106309608 gene encoding dihydrolipoyllysine-residue succinyltransferase component of 2-oxoglutarate dehydrogenase complex 2, mitochondrial-like isoform X1 produces MAIWSIVRRKVVNGCNSSYFSSIIGKSWKSTSAKASHPRYYGALSKETSVFVRGSRVVVNAVSLPSYLGSSLSSNAIMSRVTLPCIQTFNTSIRLFSSDEGGSVDAVVPYMGESISDGTLATILKKPGDRVEADEPIAQIETDKVTIDVSSPTAGTIEKIVAKEGDTVEPGFKIAVISKSSGAATKVEDSEKKPEESKPEKKEEKPKPVAESPPSPKVETSPPKEKPRAPPPPPPPASGASPREPQLPPKDRERRVPMTRLRKRVATRLKDSQNTFALLTTFNEVDMTNLMKLRSEYKDAFLEKHGVKLGLMSGFIKGAISALQNQPVVNAVIDGEDIIYRDYVDISIAVGTPKGLVVPVLRNVEQMNFAEIEKEINRLAKKATAGTISIDEMAGGTFTISNGGVYGSLLSTPIINPPQSAILGMHSIVNRPMVVGGEVMSRPMMYIALTYDHRLIDGREAVLFLRRIKDVVEDPRRLLLDI; encoded by the exons ATGGCGATTTGGTCGATCGTTCGAAGGAAGGTTGTTAATGGCTGTAACTCCTCTTATTTTTCTTCG ATTATAGGAAAGTCGTGGAAGAGTACGAGTGCTAAGGCATCTCATCCTCGCTACTATGGAGCTCTTTCGAAAGAG ACTTCAGTTTTCGTAAGAGGATCACGGGTGGTGGTGAACGCCGTCAGTCTTCCTTCTTATCTAG GTTCCAGTTTGAGCTCAAACGCAATTATGAG CAGGGTAACTCTGCCATGCATCCAAACATTCAACACTAGTATTAGGTTGTTTTCCTCGGATGAAG GTGGGTCTGTGGATGCTGTTGTTCCATACATGGGAGAATCTATTTCTGATGGCACTTTAGCCACTATCTTGAAGA AACCGGGAGACCGTGTGGAAGCTGATGAGCCCATTGCACAGATAGAGACTGATAAG GTTACAATCGATGTTTCTAGTCCTACTGCTGGAACTATTGAGAAG ATTGTTGCAAAAGAAGGTGATACAGTGGAGCCTGGTTTCAAAATAGCAGTGATTTCTAAATCTAGTGGAGCTGCAACTAAGGTTGAAGATTCAGAGAAGAAGCCTGAGGAGTCTAAACCAGAGAAAAAAGAAGAGAAGCCAAAACCTGTAGCAGAATCTCCTCCTTCACCAAAAGTGGAAACTTCACCTCCAAAAGAGAAGCCTAGAGCTCCTCCTCCTCCTCCTCCACCTGCTTCAGGGGCGTCACCAAGAGAACCTCAACTTCCTCCAAAGGACCGGGAAAGAAGG GTTCCTATGACAAGACTCAGGAAACGTGTTGCTACACGATTGAAGGACTCTCAGAACACCTTTGCGTTACTGACTACGTTCAATGAAGTAGACAT GACAAATCTGATGAAATTACGTTCAGAGTACAAAGACGCTTTTCTTGAAAAGCACGGTGTCAAACTAGGATTGATGTCAGGTTTTATAAAG GGAGCCATCAGCGCACTCCAAAATCAACCTGTAGTGAATGCTGTTATAGATGGAGAAGACATTATCTACAGAGATTACGTCGACATCAGCATTGCTGTTGGTACACCAAAG GGACTCGTTGTTCCAGTGCTTCGAAACGTAGAGCAGATGAACTTTGCTGAGATTGAGAAAGAGATCAATAGACTTGCTAAGAAAGCAACAGCTGGAACAATTTCCATCGATGAAATGGCTGGAGGCACATTCACCATCTCTAATGGTGGTGTTTATGGTAGCCTTTTGAGTACTCCTATCATAAACCCTCCTCAG TCAGCTATTCTTGGGATGCACTCTATAGTGAACCGCCCAATGGTTGTGGGAGGAGAAGTAATGTCAAGGCCAATGATGTACATTGCATTGACTTATGACCACCGTCTGATAGATGGTAGAGAGGCCGTTCTGTTCCTCCGTCGCATCAAAGACGTCGTTGAGGATCCACGCAGGCTTCTTCTCGACATCTAG